The DNA sequence TCAGGACAAAAAATGGTATACATGGTGTAAGACATACATTCACCTGCAAAATTTTATCAGTCTCAGCACACCTTTATCCGGTGTGCTGGCCATTGTACAACGTTACGTTTACGATGCTAACGCTGGTACTCCGAAGCCGATGTTTCAGAGAAATAAACATCTCTACTACATTTATTTGACAATATTTAAGTCTCTTCAAAATGCATATATGGTTGTAATATATTGTATTTGATTTTTTAATCTTTTACTTCGACTGAAAGACGTGGTTAGCACATCCAGCCAATAGAAACGAGAGTTCTCGTCCTAGGGTGGAGACTGCATGTAGGCGGGAGTAATTTGAGAAAATCGACAGCGGCTTCCACCAATAGGAAAGCCAGAAAAGTGTTTAGTTTCGCCACCCGGTCCAATCGCGCACAACCTCGACCTGCTCTCTTTGAAGCGGCTGCCGTTCAACTCCCAGGTTGAGGCTGATTTGCCCTCACTCCTCTTCTTGCCTCCAAATCAGCTACTCCTCATACAGCTAAACGGCGGCTGCAGCTGCAGTAACGGAAATAGCTAaacgtaattttattttttctgtctCGGGCGCTTTTCCAATCGGAACCAAGGATGTCGGACACCGTAGTTGATACGACCACTGCTGCCGAGGTCTCACCTAAGGTAAAACCAATTAGTCTTAATATCCACTCGGCAGTACCGGTGGCACGCTTTTTCCATATTTTTTGATGTGGAAAATGTGTAACTATCCACcttaattaataaatatattgGTCAGCGGTCAATAAATCAATTGAACACGATAATTGGGTAACAGGATTTTTGCGACGATTCTGCAATCCCTGCCCAATAATCTAATAAGGTCTTGTTGATACAGCTAGCAGTATGCTGTTAGTCCGTTTTGCGCCATGCGGACTGAATCGGAGGGGGAAAGTACCGGTGTGTCACTCGACAGCGTTGCCGTTAGGTAGCGCTGCTAAGGACGGGCGATCGGTAGGAGGTCGTTAGGCATCGCTGCGTATAAACTGCCGCATTCTGTCCGTTTCCTCGTTCGTACGATAGAAACGGCGGCGATCTTGTTAGCGGCTTGCGGTCCGGTATGTGACTAACTGTCAGTCGTTTGGGGGATGAGAGAAAACGGCGGGAAACCCGCTGTCTCGTAGTCTCCGGCACGCGCCGCCTCGCCGCTGCTTccgttttttctctctctctctggcgcGCGCCCCTCACGGCCACGTTTTCTTTTGTCTCCCGTCGAGCGCGCGCCGCGAGATGGTGGATGGCAAATGCGATTATATACGACGAATTCCCACGCGTTTAACAAATTCTTATATTAAATATACCTTAACCACTGCTTTGCACATTCCGTGAAACCTGTTTAGATGGCGTGCGGTCGGTTCCATTTGCCGaccaggtgattttttttttagtgtgtGACTATTTTCCACCAGTGAAGAGGAAATGAGAATTTCCGCTACTTACTCGAATAAATAACACCGCGGATAGTGCGGCCCTAATTTGCGTTGAGGAGGAGGGGGTCCTGAGCATGGCATTAAAAATCTGTATTCGGTATTGTAATGGGTAAAGCTGGTTTTTTTATACTCTCCGCCCACTATTCGTTgaatggctgttttgttttaGTCCGCATGTTCGGAAAGAGGTGATGGTGGAAACATTGGCTGCTCAATATTTCCAAACAAGCTTTGGTTGCCGTAGCTCGCTTAACTGGCCTTTTACGTAATCCAAGCAAAAGCCaacttgtccccccccctccttcctcTGCCGGCACTCAGGAGCTGAAGGAGAAGAAAGAAGTTGCCGAGGAGGTGGAGGAAGCGGAGAAGGAGAACGGCAGCGAAGAAACACCTGCCAATGGAGCAGTATGTATGGCCGCGTCCCCCTTGTAGGCCTCGGGGTCTTTGTCTGCGGAGCTCTCATAGCGCAGGTGTTTGGCCAACCCCTCCCCCTACTCCTCCTTCCAGCTCTTTGTTTGGTTTGTGAGATGCCACAGATGTGAGTCGAAGAGAGCACTAAGCTGGCCCTGTATTTATTCCATCTGGTTAATTGAACAAGAATGACGTGACCTTACCAGCAGACCCCAGTCAGTAGTGTTTGCCCCGCACCCCCCAGACAACTCATTTCTGCGTGCACAGAGCCTAACAAGAACTAAATGGATGTTTTTCTAAAAAAATTTAGAAGACAAATGGTGCTGACCATGATGAGGAAGTCCCtgaggaggaggatgaagaggaggaagGCAAGTGTTCTTAGTGTTCTAATTGCAAGGTttgattgtgtttttccttcttttagTGTCTTACTGTTGAACATCTATTTTGGTCTtaggagagggagaggagggTGAGGATGGGGAGGAAGGAGCAGAGGGGGAAGCAGACGAACATCCTGTAAAACGCCCAGCCGACGAGGAGGTGGGTGAACCCAAATACCTGTGTTTCTGCTTTACTTCACACCTAAGTGTGGTTATGCTGGGTGGAGGCATTACAAGAATTTTGCCAttaacttgtgtttttttttcttcaacccAGGAAAAAGTTGAAACGAAAAAGCAGAAGACAGAAAATGGCAGCTCCACAGAAGCCGAAGTGAAAGCTTAATGTCTCAGTTCACCTTCTCCAGTAGCTCTGTCTGCATGGTCATCTTGACCCAGTAGAGTTTGTGCTTTCATATACAAATAATTTTCCTCCCCAGATATCATATTTGCACTGGAGTCCTGAAACATCACAGCCCTTTttgttaaatgttatttattgGTCACTGATGGCCAGTTTTAATTACTGCTGCAAAATGGGGGGGCACTCACGAAAAAGGTGCTTTTTCTTTCTACTTATGATACAGTTGTGAAGCACATTTTCTACTTTGTTACGTGACCAGCCGATGCTCCTCAAAGCAGCTGTGCCCTTCACAAGGTTTCTGACGTTTATGGTGGCCTCTCAAAATTCACCTAAGACCAAAGATAAGTTTTAAGAAGGGGGTAATGGACAGTTGTTACCTTTTGTGTGGTTAAATAGTATGTGCTGCTAGTAGTTAAATCTGTCTGGCTGGTCTGTAGTACAACAGCAGATGGCACGAAAGATTCAGGGGTCCTTACTGTATGTGATGAGGTCGTTAGGCCCACTGAGATAACAAACTCTTGCAGTGTTTATTAACCCCTCTTAAATCTTAAGGATTTGGTCCCTGTTCTGTTTTGTTAAGATTTCCTTTGTACTCTGTACAGATTTTTTCTTTCGTCTTTTTGTTTTAACCTGGATAACCTGGTTCCTGGGTTCACAAGAGTTCATCCACCGCTGTGCTGGGTTTCCTTGCTTATCCTCTgaatcgattttttttttttttttaactcttttTGGTTGCTTTGACCACTGCTTTGTATATTCTGGTTCTGGATTATAAATAAATCAGTCTTTTTATTTGTGTGTCAAATTTATTACCTATACTTTGGTCATGTGATGAGATCTCGGTACAACTATCCTTTCATGTTCCCATTGAGGAGTTGCTTGTAGCAAAGTTTGGGCTAGTGCAAAAGTAAAAGCAGTCTATTTTCAGGAACAGGACAGAATGATTATAGTGACTGGCAGTTTGATGTTTCATCCCAAAAGAGTGAAGCATGTTGTGCTTTATAGGGGAATGTTATTTGTTTCATTCAGATAATTCGTCTGTTAAGACTGATACTCCTAGATTTAGCCTCTACCGAAAATCGAGATCTGCTAATACTGCCCTCTAATGGCAAGTTATAAAACTACCTTTTTCATAAAGCTCAAACCGTACTGAATAGCCACAGAATGCTTTCCTTATTAGGCAATTAAACGTTCTTGACAACAACCCAAAATCATACAATCTAAGACTGCTGTAGTACCGGAACTTTCCTAATGTCTACTGCAGTCTCTGCATAATGTTATCTAAACAGAATATTTTCTGGAACACTCATAAAATGGCTTCAGTGGTGGGAATGTTTTTGTCCTAGATTATCTCACAGCTACTGGCTTCCATCTGGGAATATATCTACTTGGCTTTTTGTCTTAGGAGAAAAAGTGCATGAGAGATACAAAATTTTTGGAATTGCAGAAAATGAGCATGCTGGTAAAGAAGGAAAACCTCTTTAATGTTAAAGGAAACGATATTTAATGAGATGATTAACCACATTTAAACTCCAGAGCCCCAAGGTATAACTCAAGAGTTGTCTGTATTTTGGACAACAAATCCAAACATCCATTACCCAAAGTAACTCTGACTACCATTTACAGGggaatttttttctgtttatgatAAACGTTCCTGAAGTTGTGCGTGCAGCGGTATGGTGGCACCTGAAGCTCCAGCGTATTGGTGCAGTGAGTTAGCATGTGCTGTAGTGATCAATCTGGTGGAAACGTCCAACGGGAGGTTTTGTTCATTTAGCAGGAGTTCAGTTCTTTTGCAATCTAATTCAAGGCCCATAATAATTGCACTTCTGCTAATAACATTTTCTATGTTGGGAGTTCCTAGATGGGGGAAACAGTCCAGCGCAATGCCGTAACCAGTTAGAGGGCCGTAAAATCACCAGAGTTCAGAACATCCAATGACCCGAGCAATCCAGAGGTCAGAAGCTTTTGTGATCAGATAATTTGTACTCTTGTCATCTTTGGAAAACTGTTCCAGTCAGCTGTCCACATTGGTgcaacacattttatttccagTGTCAATCACATGCATGGTGCTGTGAATGGTATGACATCCACCAGTTAAAGATTTGCTCAAAGGGATGAAAAGGGGCCAAGGAAGTCCCAAGCTTCAAGAATGTGGCTGCATGCAGACACTAGAACAaagactatatggacaaaagtattgggacacacctcttattCGTTGAATtctggtgtttcattcagactcaTTGCCACCAATGTGTAaagtcaagcacctagccatgcaagTCAGGtttatttgtgaaagaatgggtcgttctgaagaTCTCAGGGAACTGAAGTGTGGTACATAGAATGGcatctttgcaataagtcagttcgtGAAATTTCGTCCTTACAAGATATTCCATGATCAACTGtatgtggtattattgcaaagtggaggcatttaggaacaacagaaactccgCCACGAAATGGCAGACCAAGTAAGGaaacaaagcagggtcaccgagTGCTGAGGCGCATTGCATGTAAAAGTCACCAACGCTGTTGATTCAATTTAATAACTggattccaaacttcctctggcgttaaccccagcacaaaatcTGTGCTGCAGGAgcctcatggaatgggcttccaaggCCAAGTAGCTGCATGcaaacctcacatcaccaagcgcaatgccaagcATCAGACGgaatggtgtaaagcacactgtcACTGGACTTTGGAgtagtggaaacatgttctgtgggGTAAAGAAGCACACTTCTctatctggcagtctgatggagtctGGGTTTAGCGGATGATAGGAGAACATTACCTGTCTGATTGCATTGtgtcaactgtaaagtttggtggaggagggaaaatggtatggggttgtttttcacgGGTTGGGcaaggccccttagttccagtgaagggaattcttaatgcttcagcatatcaAGATAGTTGGACAACTTTGTGCCTCCAACTttatgggaacagtttgggcaacgctcttttctgttccagcatgattgTGCCTGAGTGCACaaaacaaggtccataaagacatggttgggtgagctTGGTGTGAAAGAACTTGACtgacctgacctcaaccccatcgaacacggagattgcgagccaggccttcacatccaacatcagtgcctgacctcagaaatgctcttctggatgaataggCAAAAATTCCCAGACACACTACAAAATCTTTTGGTAAGCATtctcagaagagtggcagctgaaAGGGGGGGACTCCACATTGATGgcaatggatttagaatgggatgcaaTAAAAGTTACAGTATTTTTATCTGTATTGTGTACCTCTGGGAATGAAGACACCTTATTGATGTCTTCCCAATAAGAGTACAAATTTCTGAGAGCAAAATAattctcatatatatatatatatatatatatatatatataggggaatggaatatatatatccatccatctatccattttccaaaccgcttatcctacggggtcgcagggggtccggagcctatcccggaagtaatgggcacgaggcagggaacaacccaggatggggggccagcccatcacagggcacactcacacaccattcactcacacaggcacacctatgggcaatttagcaactccaattagcctcagcatgattttggactgtggggggaaaccggagtacccggaggaaaccccacgacgacatggggagaacatgcaaactccacacacatgtaacccaggcgagaCTCGAgacacccagaggtgtgaggcaacagtgctaaccactgcaccaccatgctgcccccggaatatatatatatatatatatatatatatatatgagtagATTGCATTCTGTAATTCCTAGAAACCTTTTTAAtactaataatattaatattgctTTTACACTGTGGACCTGGAGATGGACGGACATGCTGCCCGCAACTTACCCTCTCACAGTGACAACAAACATCAGACTCTAGAGACAAAGATCTGAATATGAGAGTAGATGCAGATGTTTGACGCTCATAAGGCATGCATACTCATCAAAAATATGTATGCATACAGTGTCTAGTCACAGTTTCACGCACACCTTTTGCAGACATGCAAACACttgcgcacacacatacatacaaacagaaATAGATGTTTGTCTGCTGGTCCTCTCTTTCCAAAAGAGGCTATGTACAATTAGTGGATAGTCGTTCAGAGACATTATTAAACCATCAACAAATCCTTAAAGGCATTTCAATAAATCTCACCATTACCTAGAGACGTTGccttttttttctcccaaaaTATCTTCGTACGACTGTTTAAAGAATGTCCACAACTGAATGAAAGATACCTAAAACAAACCTTTGTCCATTTAAAGGCACCTTGAGATGGACAAGAAGTCATGTCCAGATCTCTTTAAATAGACAGGAAGTGATTTCAAGACAGCTTCTTATCATTTTGAGTGAACATATCTCCAATTGCCTTTCCAGTTTCTTTAAATACGTGCAAGGCATCCTTAAAATCACCATAGATATTTCACAGGAGATTCTGAAATGGTATCtctaaatgatttaaatgatctTGTCTTTAAAATGGTGAACTAGTATCCCTTGGTGACCCTTCTGGTCATATTCCGCTCATCGCAGAAATGACATATGCGCTGAGCTAGAAGAAGGCATCCTTAGATGTTCACAAGCAGAGGCTGCACCTCACTCTGAGGGGCCTCGCTCTCAGAGGGGGGCAGCTGGTATACAACGCACAAAGAGGAGTAGGCACAGCCCACAAATGCCATCACGCTTGCAAAGTACATTGCGCCCTGGGCCCCGCCCACCAGTGAAGTCAGGGGCCCTATTGCCACAGAAACCAAGATTTGGGCCAAGAAGTACTGACAGCTGAGGAGGGAGATGTCCACGCCCATTCCACGCCTAGTTCCATCCTCAGATGAGCCACAGAACTGAAAATGAAAGCAAAACTATCAGGCAGCTGCAGAAACCACCTGCTGACTGTAGTAAGTACTGTACTCTTCATGGAAATGAAGGAATGTTAACATTTATCATTTCATTATCATATAACTACAGAACATATGCTAAACTCATCTTGTCCTCACCCAGGTACACATACCTGCTTGTTACGTATAGATATATTTTTGGGAACCTCCTTTTGACTCTCATTTCTATCTCATTGAATCACAGTTAAGAAAGAGTGCTTGTTTTCTTGAGAGTTGGGACACTTCTGCGTATAGTGGTTttcactctctctttctctctctcactcacacacacacacgtttggcAGTTGTGTCATACCTGTGGGCTCTGATAGTATTCACATAGGAGCGAGTAGGGCAGCGTGCAGAGAGACGAGAAAAGGACACCGTAGGTGACGCACAGGGACAGCACCACATAGAGGTTGGTAGACAGCGTGGCCAAGCCTGTGCCGAGCCCGAACGCCAGGTAGGCAAAGAAATAGAGTGATCTCAGCGAGAACCGCTCCTCCAGCTTCTCCAAGATGGCTGCGGCGGGAACACATGGAAACACGGCTCAGGGGAATTCCAGTCTGCAGAAGAACCTGGGATGGTGCTACTGAAATCCACACTGAGATCTTCGGATGTTACTGTCTTCACTGAGAAATACCTGTATATTTCAAACTATTCATATTTCTTGACTGGGAGGAGggaggtgtcccaatacttggcAACAATCATGCATATCATCTGtgtacagtgctcacagaaagtcttgggatgcttgcgtaattcagtaaaaatattggtTTTAAATCACAGTccatgtccatatagtgtatgtttAAGTTTTAAAGTAAGCCATTTGTACTAATAAATTtaaacccaaattatagttgtggggcggcatggtggtgcagtggttagcactgttgcctcacacctctgggacctaggTTTGAGTCtcggcctgggtcacatgtgtgtggagtttgcatgttctccccatgtcgtcgtggggtttcctccgggtacattggtgtccccccacagtccaaaaacatgctgaggctaattgaagttgctaaattgcccataggtgtgcatgtgcgagtgactggtgtatgagtgtgccctgcgatgggctggtcccccatcctgggttgttccctgcctcatgcccattgcttccgggataggctccggaccccctgcgacccagtaggataagcggtttggaaaaatgGGTGGATTATAGTTGTTCCGagctcattgacaagaatcattGGGTGCGATTTAATTAGTGACGcctttgcaaaaataaaaaataccaaATATTTACCTTTATTATCCCTTTGAGGGGGCCAGTGAAAATTAATAACAAGAACGGACATGAATGATTCAGTCAAAAAAATTataacaataaaaagaaaacatctgTGCAgaacatacagctctggaagaaatgaagagaccacagcacaattttttgtttcacttatTTCTCTACTTATGGGTGCGCATCTGTGAattttcttctctgtttctcatgacGGGCCTGAttcaaactgtcctagcagtgcacttcacacctgcacttaaggTTTCCTCTTTTGTCCTATACCTGGTTGGTTTTTGGTcactgccagtgtctcctgcttcaccttgttcttgtgtactgctgtcttagaaacacagcctggaagcaacctgctgctcagcgtagccctctgccagcagaaccaggattaaaccaggatttaaaaatgcagattcttTTTAAATATAGAGTGGTACCTCATTTTTTTCCCGGAGCTGtatgtgcagatatgttaaaTACTGCTTATCAATGGACGTTTGTTATGAAgccaataaatttgcaacattaatacagaattaagcaagcgtgccaagactttctgtgagtgctgtgtgtgtatggaccTTACCTGAATAGAAAGCAGCACTGAATGCATAGATGCACATCCCCCAGCAGCCCATGGTGACCCCAGTGTTGTACAGCCTGTAGGCCTCAGAGCCTTGGGGGGCTTTGGGGTCCCCCCCAAACACGGCCTCCCCCATGAAGTCCGTGTAGAATAGCAGCATTCCCTCGAAGGAGAGCCAGCCTGCCAGGCATGCAGACAAACACGCACTCAAGTTCCCTTCCACAAAAATCTTCAGATACACTACACATTCACACAATTTAATTTTCCATGCTAACCCAAGAAGTGGTTGGTGCAGAGACTGCGCAGCGATGGAGGCATCCTGTAGATGGCGACACAGAGCAGCTTCATGGAGAGTTGAGTGTCGGTGGTGTCCGTAGCCTCACTCAGGTCACTGTCATAtcgcatcccatccaggagtaTGTTTGCCACCTGTGTGGGTGGTGGGACCAGAGTGAGACAAAACCATGCTATATGCTCTCaagtagtgatggccaaatgaagttTCATGcaccattttctgtattttttgtcCCTCTATATGGCGGTCTTGTTTTGCTTTGGTGCATGAATTGAGTCCATTTTTGAagaaagagcaccatctagtggtgtcagaaaatacagcaattgGTTCACAAAGCTATATTTACCCATCACTACTATCAAGTCAGGTTATGTTTGTAGTGATGTGATGACACAGCTGACAATGTGCATTTAATTACAGAAAGACTTTTATGATAAAATAGTTGATGTTAGCTGCTCTGCAGACCTCCATGAAAGGTACAACATCAAAGCTGTTATGGAATTTTAACCCTCAA is a window from the Brienomyrus brachyistius isolate T26 chromosome 8, BBRACH_0.4, whole genome shotgun sequence genome containing:
- the si:ch211-222l21.1 gene encoding prothymosin alpha — its product is MSDTVVDTTTAAEVSPKELKEKKEVAEEVEEAEKENGSEETPANGAKTNGADHDEEVPEEEDEEEEGEGEEGEDGEEGAEGEADEHPVKRPADEEEKVETKKQKTENGSSTEAEVKA